From Anopheles coluzzii chromosome 3, AcolN3, whole genome shotgun sequence, the proteins below share one genomic window:
- the LOC120958659 gene encoding Fanconi anemia group D2 protein homolog, translating into MNEIFSQAKRRRHAPMAGNDRAGDANEEDDFFGSQFSVPASQAASQRRYLSQRSNLQRSQVVKPGRRPPTNYYESVLFMAGLSLDEPGGVVVLKCEPIVFMHKLKSVLRTNADYPANVDRFLAGIETTMKDRTNFLKLLECCQVVPNATALDDGTMQPVRKPVQESLMKMFLLVDFLQLKLIELLFAYLSKELGTMATPEGDGAEDSIVGFVLSQLKFIDHVQNGELVFEKVFELLGKANRQPVVFDEIIFSLEDVIDVSKHDDALARLVKLRPRPQDLITPTTVEVFTGMCLSVETLEMLRRKVVQYAADGCPLRYYPALVKMLLKFNRTEPAENIAGIVREVRRLLDTGEAADTWAASTADDCAEQVLRTIYQAISASAMLYDAWITVIRQLPGAEEHLPVDLLLLTIATTINEVKAPRIRKLTIRKIEQQFFTDAHTDQLVGGCFRRVLQTHLDGFLQLIECCTRERHERVCEFGVAAMSALFALDQSGAATDNRVVLSKIVGFICEMASANVASRNDFLIGRCIGALRKLHESHPKEIERSAELLLRILDIAPELSLRQYRPLISVIYAAVIPPRPLDDDAELAAIRDNLEIIVKKQLMCDSKDTKRKGIIGLVQMVYHLSLAPASDDAAELSSSFDSERTIGTVSEIPSATGRTLANLVSTLFLSTNQSPDLLAICYDELAGMLAQPRPKAAPVWEKTFIMWLSDTITMEFQGTFLVESDTPLPSRDATGPGGILLARKLCINEAEEEAANTEAATIAVNVGGGVLGHAGSRHTAICYLAPIFRLMRSLHFVRYGGVLESINALLGCMVVVPEFYGVGEEEERRFSVDTYDETTCTLLLDIYFHLSNWFRECVSAFVGQDDASIRKKVLERLHELVTLEHRLGRMLERMVADSEYIPPLASDFMDPPAAATKKLKPLESSSTRGRPKAGAHDRTVNLDAPLSTQTAAATAPATVGQFNEQSLLLRCSYALRRMDPELVRLFTVELVPARVLELPEQRGTHLALAEYRFVLENVTTALEQSSEAEGRYQRCMVERWEAFVERTATLQHRLQEATNRVQPASVQELLPLKSCYLWSLRLATALLPWKRFREQRGRVELARVLRLMVLQLTEREDGASPGDDLHVAELAKLLLKGLIVHESCFGDLSIAAQLYRLARAIGECVGDRTSSARSIARFTRTVLIAPDMRTADSKAAAHFTIILDGLIETVSLKQVKQLIVDMRQDVSIDDKIAKPAGGKAKGEATTTTVPDTVRTFASFKRAQYAQLFKGLCRAFLRVLQDEIRIRGSSGGGSGGPNRRLELWETACEATSELTAVVKRAQQAGSFGVYLRFAQIFIKLFLKSGLPALETILRCSAERASNLLSTLQTTTRYLHNVCCQTKVAKGAGSSAGALAQIPFVRESVETLVYRVKAALVANRCSAVFWMGNLKNKDMQGELIASQLPQPDSEDEEEREEDGGDGTNGVALHDVSDIADDLSDDEGRDNGGGSSKASSSSNQRVGSVSKSSSQSKCF; encoded by the exons ATGAACGAAATATTCTCACAGGCCAAGCGGCGCCGGCACGCCCCAATGGCCGGTAACGATCGGGCCGGCGATGCGAACGAGGAGGACGATTTCTTCGGCAGCCAATTCTCCGTGCCGGCCTCGCAAGCCGCCAGCCAGCGACGGTACCTGTCCCAGCGCAGCAATCTGCAGCGCTCGCAGGTGGTCAAACCGGGCCGCCGGCCACCCACGAACTACTACGAAAGTGTGCTCTTCATGGCCGGCCTCAGCCTGGACGAGCCGGGCGGTGTGGTGGTGCTGAAGTGTGAACCGATCGTGTTTATGCACAAGCTGAAGAGCGTCCTGCGCACGAACGCGGACTACCCGGCGAACGTGGACCGGTTCCTGGCCGGCATCGAGACGACGATGAAGGACCGGACCAACTTCCTGAAGCTGCTGGAGTGCTGCCAGGTTGTGCCGAATGCGACGGCGCTCGACGACGGTACGATGCAGCCGGTCCGTAAGCCGGTGCAGGAAAGCCTGATGAAGATGTTCCTGCTGGTGGACTTTCTGCAGCTGAAGCTGATCGAGCTGCTGTTTGCGTACCTGTCCAAGGAGCTCGGCACGATGGCCACACCGGAGGGCGATGGGGCGGAGGACTCGATCGTGGGGTTTGTGCTGTCCCAGCTGAAGTTCATCGATCACGTGCAGAACGGTGAGCTGGTGTTCGAGAAGGTGTTCGAGCTGCTGGGCAAAGCGAACCGCCAGCCGGTGGTGTTTGACGAGATCATCTTCAGCCTGGAGGATGTGATAGACGTGTCCAAGCATGACGATGCGCTCGCACGGCTGGTGAAGTTGCGCCCGCGCCCCCAGGACCTGATCACACCGACCACCGTGGAGGTGTTTACGGGCATGTGTCTCAGCGTGGAGACGCTCGAAATGCTCCGCCGGAAGGTGGTCCAGTATGCGGCCGACGGATGCCCGTTGCGCTACTACCCAGCGCTCGTGAAGATGCTGCTCAAGTTTAATCGTACCGAGCCGGCGGAAAACATTGCCGGCATAGTGCGGGAAGTGCGTCGCCTGCTCGATACGGGCGAAGCGGCCGACACCTGGGCCGCATCCACCGCGGACGACTGTGCCGAGCAGGTGCTGCGCACGATCTACCAAGCAATATCCGCGTCGGCCATGCTGTACGATGCCTGGATCACCGTCATCCGTCAGCTGCCAGGGGCGGAGGAACATCTCCCGGtcgatttgctgctgctgacgatcGCGACCACCATCAACGAGGTAAAGGCCCCGCGCATCCGCAAGCTAACGATACGCAAGATCGAGCAGCAGTTCTTTACCGACGCGCACACGGACCAGCTGGTCGGCGGGTGCTTCCGCCGGGTGCTGCAAACCCATCTGGACGGGTTTCTGCAGCTGATCGAGTGCTGTACGCGGGAGCGGCACGAACGCGTGTGCGAGTTTGGCGTCGCCGCCATGAGCGCACTGTTTGCGCTGGACCAGTCGGGCGCGGCCACCGACAACCGGGTGGTGCTGAGCAAGATCGTCGGGTTTATCTGCGAAATGGCGTCGGCGAACGTGGCCAGCAGGAACGATTTCCTGATCGGCCGGTGTATTGGTGCGCTGC GCAAACTGCACGAATCGCACCCAAAAGAGATAGAGCGAAGCGCGGAACTGTTGCTACGCATATTGGACATCGCACCGGAACTCTCCCTCCGGCAGTACCGTCCACTGATAAGCGTCATTTACGCCGCGGTCATTCCACCCCGCCCGCTCGACGACGATGCGGAGCTGGCGGCGATCCGCGATAATCTGGAAATTATTGTCAAAAAGCAGCTAATGTGCGACAGCAAAGACACCAAGCGGAAGGGCATCATCGGGCTGGTGCAGATGGTGTACCATCTCTCGCTAGCGCCAGCCTCCGACGATGCAGCCGAGCTTAGCTCGAGCTTCGATTCCGAGCGGACGATCGGCACCGTTAGCGAAATCCCGTCCGCAACTGGTCGCACGCTTGCCAATCTCGTGAGCACTCTGTTCCTGTCCACCAACCAGTCGCCGGATCTGCTCGCCATCTGCTACGATGAGCTGGCGGGTATGCTCGCTCAACCCCGGCCCAAGGCTGCCCCGGTGTGGGAAAAAACGTTCATCATGTGGCTGTCCGATACGATCACGATGGAGTTTCAGGGCACGTTTCTGGTGGAAAGTGATACACCGTTGCCGTCGCGGGACGCGACCGGACCGGGAGGGATACTGCTCGCCCGCAAGCTGTGCATCAACGAGGCGGAGGAGGAAGCGGCCAACACGGAAGCGGCCACCATTGCGGTCAATGTGGGTGGGGGTGTGTTGGGGCATGCCGGGAGCCGTCATACGGCCATTTGCTATCTGGCGCCAATCTTTCGGCTGATGCGTTCGCTGCACTTTGTCCGGTACGGGGGGGTACTGGAGTCGATCAATGCACTGCTCGGGtgtatggtggtggtgccggagTTTTATGGTGtcggggaggaggaggaacgTCGGTTTTCGGTCGATACGTACGATGAGACGACgtgcacgctgctgctggacatTTACTTCCACCTGAGCAACTGGTTCCgagagtgtgtgagtgcgtttgTTGGGCAGGACGATGCTTCGATTCGAAAGAAG GTCCTGGAACGATTGCACGAGCTCGTGACTCTAGAGCACCGGCTCGGCCGCATGCTGGAGCGTATGGTCGCGGACAGCGAGTACATTCCACCGCTGGCGTCCGACTTTATGGATCCTCCGGCAGCGGCCACCAAAAAGCTGAAGCCCCTCGAATCATCCTCCACCCGCGGCCGCCCGAAAGCGGGAGCACACGACCGAACCGTCAATCTCGATGCACCCCTCAGCACGCAAACGGCCGCAGCGACGGCCCCCGCCACGGTGGGACAGTTTAACGAGCAGAGTCTACTGCTGCGCTGCTCGTACGCCCTGCGCCGAATGGATCCGGAGCTGGTGCGCCTGTTCACGGTGGAGCTGGTGCCCGCCCGCGTGCTGGAGCTGCCCGAGCAGCGCGGAACGCACCTCGCACTGGCCGAGTATCGGTTCGTGCTGGAGAACGTTACGACCGCGCTGGAGCAGTCGAGCGAGGCGGAAGGGCGGTACCAGCGCTGCATGGTGGAGCGGTGGGAAGCGTTTGTGGAGCGTACGGCCACGTTACAGCACCGGCTGCAGGAAGCGACGAACCGGGTGCAGCCCGCCTCGGTGCAGGAGCTGCTGCCGCTGAAATCCTGCTACCTGTGGAGCTTGCGCCTCGCGACGGCCCTGCTGCCCTGGAAACGGTTCCGCGAGCAGCGGGGACGGGTGGAGCTGGCGCGTGTGCTGCGTTTGATGGTGCTGCAACTGACGGAGCGGGAGGACGGTGCGTCCCCCGGGGACGATTTGCACGTGGCCGAGCTGGCAAAGCTGCTACTGAAAGGGCTGATCGTGCACGAGTCGTGCTTTGGCGATCTTTCGATCGCTGCGCAGCTGTACCGGCTGGCGCGTGCCATTGGGGAGTGTGTTGGAGATCGGACCAGCTCTGCCCGGTCGATCGCACGCTTCACGCGCACCGTACTGATTGCTCCCGATATGCGGACGGCGGACAGTAAGGCGGCGGCCCACTTCACTATCATCCTGGACGGGTTGATCGAGACGGTGAGCTTGAAACAAGTCAAGCAGCTCATCGTGGACATGCGCCAGGATGTGAGCATCGATGACAAGATTGCCAAGCCGGCGGGTGGTAAGGCGAAGGGAGAAGCTACGACCACCACCGTACCGGATACGGTGCGCACGTTCGCTTCCTTCAAGCGCGCCCAGTACGCGCAACTGTTCAAAGGCCTGTGCAGAGCGTTTTTGCGTGTGCTGCAGGATGAAATTCGCATCCGCggcagtagtggtggtggtagtggtggtccCAACCGCCGGCTGGAACTGTGGGAAACGGCTTGCGAAGCGACGAGCGAACTGACGGCCGTCGTAAAGCGTGCGCAGCAGGCCGGAAGCTTCGGCGTGTATCTACGCTTTGCGCAAATCTTCATCAAACTCTTCCTGAAGAGTGGCCTGCCGGCACTGGAAACCATCCTGCGCTGTTCGGCCGAACGGGCGTCGAATCTACTGTCCACCCTGCAAACCACCACCCGGTACCTGCACAACGTCTGCTGCCAGACGAAGGTGGCCAAGGGGGCCGGTTCGTCCGCCGGTGCCCTGGCCCAGATTCCGTTCGTGCGCGAGTCGGTCGAAACGTTGGTTTATCGCGTGAAGGCGGCACTGGTGGCAAACCGCTGCTCGGCCGTGTTTTGGATGGGCAACTTGAAGAACAAGGATATGCAGGGGGAGCTGATCGCTTCCCAGCTGCCGCAACCGGATTCGGAGGATGAAGAAGAGCGCGAGGAGGATGGTGGGGATGGGACAAACGGGGTGGCGCTGCACGATGTGTCAGACATTGCGGATGATCTGAGCGATGACGAAGGTCGGGATAATGGCGGGGGCTCTTCCAAGGCGTCTTCGTCCTCCAATCAGCGGGTCGGCAGTGTGTCGAAATCGTCATCGCAGAGCAAGTGCTTTTGA
- the LOC120956514 gene encoding low-density lipoprotein receptor-related protein 6 codes for MCVFSILDAVPSCYDEMGKVKQCNSRVRHRLPLSSCGQATVTHRREPTITARSSIDLGQAAQVHPRTMVKTMPKRSSSRHLVLATLLLAHLITFGFINNCLGVNAATATALGPVASADHYSSATAASPTNTILLLFTTYYDLRVLNVSVQPDTNALTYTMDVLLQDLNEASAMDFYHARGLVCWTENTLEVIQCGRTNGTLSVTSKTTVITDGLDKPEGLAIDWYTDKLYWTDGESNRIEVAQLEPMGGGGAGATGGGGGIGGSGKQPNARLQKVLIWSDLDQPRAIALVPARRYMIWTDWGESPKIERASMDGDPQSRTVLVNDRIFWPNGLAVDLEQELIYWVDGNQRFLDVMDLDGGNRRTLVRNLDYPYSLTFTANFLFWTDWKDGTLHYYDIQRDRHKELLRKTEVPITVHAWDGRLQPEAATDASNPCRRNNGNCSHLCLLSTVAPAGYSCACPTGIKLLTATQCADGPQDMLFVVQRSQINRISLDSPDYSIVPLPAGKLRYAIAIDYDPVENYVYWSDKEESAIKRARADGTGGPAEEIVTAEIQAPDGLAIDWLARNLYWTDTGTDRIQVCRLDGSFRRVLIYDNLVEPRAIALAPTLGWMFWSDWGAKEPKIERASLDGTERVLIVSQNLIWPNGIALDVGARKIYWCDAKADTIEVANMDGSGRNTILSDNLPHVFGLSLLGDYLYWTDWQRRSIDRAHKLTGAERATIGENIAELMGLKVTRLHEVQGTNPCAVANGGCSQLCLNRPRDYVCRCQLDYELGRDNRTCLVPAAFLLFSNHGSIGRLSIDSHNHADYAPFRNVVDAHYLDVDVADRRIYWVSQKQKYISRAYINGSDVQRIVETGLMQPEGIAVDWLAHNVYWTDADARRIEVARLDGSSRRILIWKGIEEPKNLILEPRKGLMYWTEWPSDSIRRAAMDGGDLLTIISGANHAIGLTLDPDTRRLYWARQSSPTGIESADWDGKRRTRLVMADAADSNRFVPVALTIYQDWVYWADWTTDEIGRANKTTGDNRTIVHTNLKYTYALLAFHAGRQSGSNQCRTNNGGCTHLCLAQGQRKMTCACPTHYTLNANRVSCSPPRNYIIFSQRNSFGRFVPNTADSPDIPLPVTGKNIRAVEYDVLTRHIYWIDGRGPIIRRAFDNGTNAKVSINPTSSPFDMAIDPIGRLLFWSCSHTNTINITTLDGNIASIGNVDIGRTEKPRSLALHPMKRLLFWTDVGSAQSITRAKLDGSQRVELITKLEGIQALALDPQLNRLFYAHGKRIDTMDINGQDVRTLVAEHISMVSSIAALDGFIYWLDERPVMERISVQGDNRRVEIHKNPHMTDIVAVWTPDDRALRNHTCNTARAECSHICIGSPDDAPADHVCACPQGLMLLKDRRSCGEQPICGPDHFTCAAPSELADRDGNKECIPSSWRCDGQKDCPDRSDEMDCPTCRGDQFKCQSGECIDKHLVCDGTTQCLDGYDEAVCCKNPEDFQCPTSKVCISFHNVCDGDEHCAKGEDEAPEICSEYGNRRMAPSSSKITLLIVVVTAVAVVFLVVYLLQTFRTRFGTGGSGLEPKECDQAAAPLSPGGLNKNIRVSKLASVADAVRMSTLNSRTSGGSYDRNHITGASSSTTNGSSLIGYPLNPPPSPATTAGSTGRYCNSSYHPYKHYKIINQPPPPTPCSTDACDESDSNYTSKSNRSQRGGGGGGHGSGTTGGGTSSSVGSGSGGGRHGHDRRGSLQGKYKERCYDPEPYPPPPTPRSHYHSDIGGMLPESCPPSPSSRSSTYFSPLPPPPSPVPSPSRGFS; via the exons GTGTAAATGCAGCCACGGCCACAGCGCTGGGACCGGTCGCTTCCGCCGACCATTACAGCTCCGCGACGGCCGCCAGCCCGACCAACACGATCCTGCTGCTCTTCACCACCTACTACGATCTGCGCGTCCTGAACGTGTCGGTGCAGCCGGACACGAACGCGCTCACCTACACGATGGACGTGCTGCTGCAGGACCTGAACGAAGCCTCGGCGATGGACTTTTACCATGCGCGCGGGCTCGTCTGCTGGACGGAGAACACGCTCGAGGTGATACAGTGCGGCCGCACAAACGGCACGCTGAGCGTCACGAGCAAGACGACTGTGATAACGGACGGGCTGGACAAGCCGGAGGGTCTCGCGATCGACTGGTACACGGACAAGCTGTACTGGACGGACGGCGAGTCGAACCGGATCGAGGTGGCGCAGCTAGAACCGatgggaggaggaggagcaggagcgactggtggtggtggtggcattgGAGGTAGCGGCAAACAACCAAACGCACGCCTGCAGAAGGTGCTGATCTGGAGCGATCTGGATCAGCCACGGGCGATCGCACTCGTCCCCGCCCGCCGCTACATGATCTGGACGGACTGGGGCGAAAGCCCGAAGATTGAGCGGGCCAGCATGGACGGTGACCCGCAGAGCCGGACGGTGCTGGTGAACGATCGGATATTCTGGCCGAACGGGCTGGCGGTCGATCTGGAGCAGGAGCTAATCTATTGGGTCGACGGCAATCAGCGCTTTCTGGACGTGATGGATTTGGACGGCGGGAATAGGCGCACGCTGGTGCGCAACCTCGACTACCCATACAGTTTGACGTTCACGGCGAACTTTTTGTTCTGGACGGACTGGAAGGATGGCACGCTGCACTACTACGACATACAGCGCGATCGGCACAAGGAGCTGCTGCGCAAGACGGAGGTGCCGATTACGGTGCACGCGTGGGATGGCCGGTTACAGCCCGAGGCGGCCACGGATGCGTCGAATCCTTGCCGGCGCAACAATGGCAACTGTTCCCATCTTTGCCTGCTGTCGACGGTAGCGCCGGCAGGGTACAGTTGTGCGTGTCCGACCGGGATAAAGCTGCTAACGGCGACGCAGTGTGCGGATGGACCGCAGGACATGCTGTTCGTGGTGCAGCGCTCCCAGATCAACAGGATATCGCTCGACTCGCCCGACTATTCCATCGTGCCGCTGCCAGCGGGGAAGCTCCGGTACGCGATCGCCATCGATTACGATCCAGTCGAAAACTACGTGTACTGGTCGGACAAGGAGGAAAGTGCAATCAAGCGAGCCCGTGCGGATGGAACGGGCGGCCCAGCGGAAGAGATTGTCACGGCAGAGATACAAGCACCGGATGGGCTCGCGATCGACTGGCTGGCAAGAAACCTCTACTGGACGGACACGGGAACAGACCGGATACAGGTGTGCCGGCTCGATGGATCCTTCCGCCGCGTGCTCATCTACGACAATCTGGTCGAGCCGCGTGCGATCGCCCTAGCGCCCACGCTCGGCTGGATGTTTTGGAGCGATTGGGGCGCAAAGGAGCCGAAAATCGAGCGTGCCTCCCTGGACGGCACGGAGCGTGTGCTGATCGTGTCGCAGAACCTGATCTGGCCGAACGGTATCGCGCTCGATGTCGGGGCGCGCAAGATCTACTGGTGCGACGCGAAGGCGGACACGATCGAGGTAGCGAACATGGACGGGTCGGGACGCAACACGATCCTGTCCGACAATCTGCCGCACGTGTTTGGGCTCAGCCTGCTCGGGGACTACCTGTACTGGACCGATTGGCAGCGGCGCTCGATCGACCGGGCGCACAAACTGACCGGTGCCGAGCGGGCCACGATCGGCGAAAACATTGCCGAGCTGATGGGGCTGAAGGTGACGCGGCTGCATGAGGTGCAGGGCACGAATCCGTGCGCGGTGGCCAACGGTGGCTGCTCGCAGCTGTGCTTGAACCGGCCGCGCGATTACGTGTGCCGCTGTCAGCTGGATTATGAGCTTGGGCGGGACAATCGGACGTGCTTGGTGCCGGCCGCTTTCCTGCTGTTTTCCAACCACGGAAGCATTGGGAGGCTTTCGATCGATAGTCACAACCATGCGGACTACGCACCGTTTCGGAATGTGGTCGATGCGCACTACCTGGACGTGGATGTGGCGGATCGGAGGATTTACTGGGTCAGCCAGAAGCAGAAGTACATCTCGCGCGCGTACATTAACGGCTCGGACGTGCAGCGCATCGTCGAGACGGGACTGATGCAGCCGGAGGGCATCGCGGTGGATTGGCTGGCGCACAACGTGTACTGGACGGATGCTGACGCGCGGCGCATCGAGGTGGCCCGATTGGACGGGAGCAGTCGAAGGATTTTGATCTGGAAGGGCATCGAGGAGCCGAAGAACTTGATCCTGGAGCCGCGGAAAGGTTTGATGTACTGGACGGAGTGGCCTTCGGATTCGATTCGGCGGGCGGCGATGGACGGCGGGGATTTGCTAACGATCATTTCCGGCGCTAATCATGCGATTGGTTTGACGCTCGATCCGGACACGCGCCGGCTGTACTGGGCGAGGCAGAGCTCACCGACCGGGATCGAAAGTGCGGACTGGGACGGGAAACGGCGAACGCGGCTAGTGATGGCGGACGCGGCGGATAGCAATCGGTTCGTTCCGGTTGCTCTTACCATCTACCAGGATTGGGTGTACTGGGCCGACTGGACGACGGATGAGATTGGACGGGCGAACAAAACGACCGGCGACAATCGGACGATCGTGCACACGAATCTGAAGTACACGTATGCGCTGCTCGCTTTCCATGCCGGCCGGCAGTCGGGCTCGAACCAGTGCCGCACGAATAATGGTGGTTGTACGCATCTGTGCCTGGCACAGGGTCAGCGTAAGATGACGTGCGCCTGTCCGACGCATTACACGCTGAACGCGAATCGTGTTTCGTGCAGTCCACCGCGGAACTATATCATCTTCAGTCAGCGGAACTCGTTTGGACGGTTTGTGCCGAACACGGCTGATTCGCCGGACATTCCACTGCCGGTTACGGGGAAGAACATCCGTGCAGTGGAGTATGATGTTCTTACGCGTCACATTTACTGG ATTGACGGACGCGGTCCCATAATTCGGCGTGCGTTTGACAACGGCACTAACGCGAAGGTATCCATCAACCCAACGTCCTCCCCGTTCGACATGGCGATCGATCCGATCGGTCGGCTACTCTTCTGGAGCTGTTCGCATACCAACACCATCAACATCACTAC TCTGGATGGTAATATCGCGAGCATCGGTAACGTGGACATTGGCCGCACGGAGAAACCGCGCAGCCTAGCGCTACATCCGATGAAGCGACTGCTGTTCTGGACGGACGTCGGTTCAGCCCAGTCAATTACGCGCGCCAAGCTGGACGGTTCCCAGCGGGTCGAGCTGATCACGAAGCTGGAAGGCATACAGGCGCTGGCGCTCGATCCGCAGCTCAATCGGTTGTTTTACGCGCACGGCAAACGCATCGACACGATGGACATCAACGGGCAGGATGT GAGAACGTTGGTCGCCGAGCACATAAGTATGGTGTCGTCAATCGCCGCGCTCGACGGGTTCATCTACTGGCTGGACGAGCGGCCGGTGATGGAGCGCATCTCGGTGCAGGGCGACAACCGGCGGGTGGAAATACACAAAAACCCGCACATGACGGACATTGTGGCGGTGTGGACACCGGACGATCGGGCACTGCGCAATCACACCTGCAACACGGCACGGGCGGAGTGCAGCCACATCTGCATCGGCTCGCCGGACGATGCGCCGGCCGATCACGTGTGCGCCTGTCCGCAGGGCCTGATGCTGCTGAAGGACCGGCGCAGCTGCGGCGAGCAGCCGATCTGTGGCCCGGACCACTTTACCTGCGCCGCACCGAGCGAGCTGGCCGACCGGGACGGCAACAAGGAGTGCATTCCGTCGTCGTGGCGCTGCGACGGCCAGAAGGACTGCCCGGACCGGTCGGACGAGATGGACTGTCCGACGTGCCGGGGCGACCAGTTCAAGTGCCAGTCGGGCGAGTGCATCGACAAGCATCTGGTGTGCGACGGTACGACGCAGTGCTTGGACGGGTACGATGAGGCGGTTTGCTGCAAGAACCCGGAAGATTTCCAGTGCCCCACGAGCAAGGTGTGCATCTCGTTTCACAATGTGTGCGATGGGGACGAGCACTGTGCGAAGGGGGAGGACGAGGCGCCGGAGATCTGCAGCGAGTACGGCAACCGGCGGATGGCACCGAGCTCGAGCAAGATCACGCTGCTGATCGTGGTCGTGacggcggtggcggtcgtCTTTCTCGTGGTGTACCTGCTGCAAACGTTCCGCACGCGCTTCGGTACGGGCGGCAGTGGGCTCGAGCCGAAGGAATGCGACCAGGCGGCGGCACCGCTGTCCCCCGGTGGGCTGAACAAAAACATACGCGTCTCGAAGCTGGCCTCGGTGGCGGACGCGGTACGCATGTCGACGCTAAACAGCCGCACCAGCGGTGGCAGCTACGATCGGAACCACATCACGGgcgcgagcagcagcaccacgaaCGGGAGCAGCCTGATCGGGTACCCGCTGAACCCGCCGCCGTCCCCGGCGACGACGGCCGGCTCGACCGGCCGGTACTGCAACAGCAGCTACCATCCGTACAAGCACTACAAAATCATTAACCAGCCGCCACCGCCGACGCCGTGCTCGACCGATGCGTGCGACGAGAGCGACTCCAACTACACGAGCAAAAGCAATCGCAGCCAGCGGGGCGGGGGCGGTGGTGGCCATGGTTCCGGTACGACGGGCGGCGGCACTAGCAGCTCGGTCGGTagtggcagcggcggcggccggcATGGGCACGATCGGCGCGGTTCGCTGCAGGGCAAGTACAAGGAGCGGTGCTACGATCCGGAACCGTATCCACCGCCGCCGACACCCCGCTCCCACTATCACAGTGATATTGGGGGTATGCTGCCCGAAAGCTGCCCCCCGTCGCCGAGCTCGCGAAGCTCGACGTACTTttcgccgctgccgccgccacccTCACCGGTACCTTCCCCTTCGCGGGGGTTCTCGTAG